In Solanum pennellii chromosome 3, SPENNV200, a single window of DNA contains:
- the LOC107012633 gene encoding cyclic phosphodiesterase-like: protein MLNNIFIIKFLSFLGLIAIFLLFYSILTVPDPMQNVQINEAETNKTDVYSVWAIPSEDVSVRVKKLMGSLRSEFGGPQFEPHVTVVGAVRLTEEEARDKFRKGCEGVKKVYSGTVEKIDIGTFFYQCVYLLLHPTNEVVEASARCCSSFGYNSSSPYMPHMSILYADLTDEEKKKAQEKAYILDESIGNLSFQISRLALYKTDTEDKSLKSWEKIEEYNLS from the exons atgcTCAATAACATTTTCATAATCAAATTCCTTTCATTTCTTGGTCTCATAGcaatttttttactcttttattCGATTCTCACAGTACCAGATCCAATGCAGAATGTACAAATCAACGAAGCTGAAACCAACAAAACTGACGTTTATTCAGTTTGGGCGATTCCATCGGAAGATGTAAGTGTTAGGGTTAAGAAATTGATGGGTAGTCTTAGATCGGAATTTGGTGGCCCCCAATTTGAACCTCACGTGACTGTCGTCGGAGCGGTGAGGTTAACGGAGGAAGAAGCACGTGACAAGTTTAGAAAAGGATGTGAAGGGGTGAAGAAGGTGTATAGTGGTACTGTGGAGAAAATTGATATTGggacttttttttatcaatgtGTTTATCTTTTGCTTCATCCAACTAAtgag GTTGTGGAGGCTAGCGCACGCTGCTGCAGCAGCTTTGGTTACAACAGCTCAAGTC CATATATGCCTCATATGAGCATTCTTTATGCCGATTTGACggatgaagaaaagaagaaagctcAAGAGAAGGCTTATATCCTTGATGAGAGCATTGGCAACTTAAGCTTCCAGATATCTCGCCTTGCATTGTATAAAACAGACACCGAAGACAAAAGCCTTAAATCGTGGGAGAAGATTGAAGAGTACAATCTCAGCTAG
- the LOC107012425 gene encoding integrin-linked protein kinase 1-like — translation MEPNSPVRFKLGKQSSLAPERREEEVLGGEDDGFVIDIDPRVRLMYSANEGDIEGIKEILESGTDVNFRDIDERTALHVAACHGSSDVVQLLLDNGAEVDPKDRWGSTPLADAIHYNNHAVIKLLEKHGAKPPMAPMHVKTCREVPEYEIDAKELDFTNSIELSKGTFHIASWRGIQVAVKKFGEDVLADEDKVNAFRDELALLQKMRHPNVVQFLGAVTQSSPMMIVTEYLPKGDLREYLNRKGALKPTKALRFAMDIARGMNYLHEHKEAIIHRDLEPSNILLDDTGHLKVADFGVSKLLKVTKRVKEDKPLTYEDSYRRYVAPEVFRNEEYDTKVDVFSFALILQEMIEGYPPFHAKEENDVPKLYAAKERPPFKAPAKFYAHGLKELIEECWNDKPTERPSFKQIIPRLEFIYKKFDHNKRWKVIRPLNCFQHLEAMWKKDSSGLSSRNRSSRSTRHI, via the exons ATGGAACCGAATTCACCGGTGAGATTCAAATTAGGTAAGCAATCATCATTAGCACCAGAGAGGAGGGAGGAAGAAGTATTAGGAGGTGAAGACGATGGATTTGTTATTGATATTGATCCAAGGGTTAGGTTGATGTATTCGGCGAATGAGGGTGATATAGAAGGGATAAAGGAGATTTTGGAATCAGGGACTGATGTTAATTTTAGGGATATTGATGAGAGGACTGCACTTCATGTTGCTGCTTGTCATGGTTCAAGTGATGTTGTGCAGTTGTTGCTTGATAATGGGGCTGAAGTTGATCCAAAAGATCGGTGGGGGAGTACG CCCCTGGCAGATGcaatacattataataatcATGCAGTAATCAAGCTACTGGAGAAACATGGTGCCAAGCCTCCA ATGGCTCCCATGCATGTTAAGACTTGCCGTGAAGTTCCAGAATACGAGATTGATGCTAAAGAACTTGATTTCACTAATAGCATTGAGTTGAGCAAG GGAACCTTCCATATTGCCTCATGGCGTGGAATACAAGTTGCTGTAAAAAAGTTTGGGGAGGATGTGCTTGCTGATGAGGATAAAGT GAACGCATTTAGAGATGAGCTTGCGTTGCTCCAGAAGATGAGACATCCTAATGTGGTGCAATTTCTTGGTGCTGTAACACAAAGTAGTCCTATGATGATAGTGACGGAGTACTTACCAAAG GGTGATCTCCGTGAATATTTGAATAGAAAAGGAGCGCTTAAACCAACTAAAGCTCTCAGATTTGCAATGGACATCGCAAG GGGAATGAACTATCTGCATGAACATAAAGAAGCAATTATTCATCGTGATCTTGAGCCTTC AAATATTTTGCTGGATGATACTGGACATCTGAAAGTTGCTGACTTTGGAGTAAGCAAGTTACTGAAAGTTACAAAAAGGGTCAAAGAAGATAAGCCTCTGACATACGAAGACAGTTATC GCAGATATGTAGCTCCAGAGGTTTTCAGGAATGAGGAATATGATACCAAAGTTGATGTCTTTTCATTTGCCTTGATTTTACAAGAg ATGATTGAAGGCTACCCCCCTTTCCATGCGAAGGAAGAAAATGATGTACCTAAATTGTATGCTGCTAAAGAGCGCCCTCCTTTTAAAGCCCCAGCGAAGTTTTATGCCCATGGACTGAAAGA ATTGATTGAAGAGTGTTGGAACGACAAGCCAACCGAGCGGCCAAGTTTCAAGCAAATTATCCCAAGGCTTGAGTTCATCTATAAAAAGTTTGACCACAACAAGCGCTGGAAG GTAATTAGACCATTGAACTGCTTTCAGCATTTAGAGGCAATGTGGAAGAAAGATAGTTCAGGTTTAAGTAGTCGGAATCGTTCATCTCGGTCTACGCGCCACATCTAA